The DNA window GGGCGCCTCCGGGTTCCTCGGCAAGGGCGCCGAGCCGGAGGAGCTGCTGTCGGCGATCCGGATAGCGCGGGCGGGGGAGGCGCTGCTGTCGCCCGCGGCGACGAAGGGGCTGATCGCGAGGTTCCTCGCGCAGCCGGGGGAGCCCGAGCGCCCGGCGGGCCGGGCCGTGCGGCTCGACGCGCTCACCGGCCGCGAGCGGGAGGTGCTCGTCCAGGTGGCGGGCGGGCTGTCCAACGACGAGATCGGCGAGCGGCTGGAGGTCAGCCCGCTGACCGTCAAGACGCACGTCAACCGTGCGATGGCGAAGCTGGGGGCGCGGGACCGGGCCCAGCTCGTGGTCATCGCCTACGAGTCGGGCCTGGTCCGGCCGAGGACGGACTAGCGGCGGTTCCCGGGGCTCGCCACGGAGCCCCGGGAAGGTGCCGTGGCGGCTACGGCAGGGCCAGCATCCGCTCCAGCGCGAGCTTCGAGAACGCCGCGACCTCGGGGTCGACCTCGATGCGGTTGACGACCTTGCCGTCCGCGAGGGACTCCAGCGCCCACACCAGGTGCGGCAGGTCGATCCGGTTCATCGTCGAGCAGAAGCAGACCGTCTTGTCGAGGAAGACGATCTCCTTGCCCTCGTCGGCGAATCGATTCGCCAGACGCCGGACCAGGTTCAGCTCCGTGCCGATGGCCCACTTGGAGCCGGCCGGGGCGGCCTCCAGGGTCTTGATGATGTACTCCGTCGACCCGACGTAGTCGGCCGCGGCCACGACCTCGTGCCTGCACTCGGGGTGCACCAGGACGTTGACGCCCGGGATGCGCTCGCGCACGTCGTCGACGGAGTCGAGCGAGAAGCGGCCGTGCACGGAGCAGTGCCCGCGCCACAGGATCATCTTGGCGTCGCGCAGCTCCTGGGCGGTCAGCCCGCCGCCCGGCTTGTGGGGGTTGTACAGGACGCAGTCGTCCAGGGACATCCCCATGTCGCGGACGGCCGTGTTGCGGCCGAGGTGCTGGTCGGGGAGGAAGAGGACCTTCTCGCCCTGCTCGAACGCCCAGGTCAGGGCGCGCTCGGCGTTGGAGGAGGTGCAGATCGTGCCGCCGTGCTTGCCGGTGAAGGCCTTGATGTCGGCGGAGGAGTTCATGTACGAGACCGGGACGGTCGCCTCGGCGATGCCCGCCTCGGTCAGCACGTCCCAGCACTCGGCGACCTGCTCGGCGGTGGCCATGTCGGCCATGGAGCAGCCGGCGGCGAGGTCCGGCAGGACGACCTGCTGGTCCTCGGTGGTGAGGATGTCCGCGGACTCGGCCATGAAGTGCACGCCGCAGAAGACGATGTACTCGGCGTCCGGCCGGGCGGCGGCGTCGCGGGCGAGCTTGAAGGAGTCGCCGGTGACGTCCGCGAACTCGATGACCTCGTCGCGCTGGTAGTGGTGGCCGAGCACGAAGACCTTGTCCCCGAGCTTCGCCTTGGCCGCTCGGGCACGCTCCACCAGGTCCGGGTCGGAGGGCGCCGGCAGGTCGCCGGGGCACTCCACACCGCGCTCGCTCTTCGGGTCGGCCTCGCGGCCGAGCAGCAGGAGCGCGAGGGGCGAAGGGGAGGGGGCCTGGAAGTCCAAGGGCTGGGCGGTGGTCACGTCACGCACCCTTTCTGTTCTGCGGACGGCCGGAAAGGGCCTTGTCGTCAATATGACGCTATCTATCATAACCGCTTCGCGTCACTTTGACGATGGTGATCGCGTCGATGTGACACATTCCCGATCCGGCGAACGGTGTGCGAGCATGAAAGGCGGAATACACCGCAGCAGGCCCGGAATGAATCCGGGAGACCGGCGGTTGCAGCCGAGGGCAAGCAGTCCGCACCAAACCCGGGAGTGAAGCAGATGTCCGTTCAGGACGAGAAGACCACTGTGAGCGACGGCATCCTCCTGTCCGATGCCGCCGCCGCCAAGGTCAAGGCCCTG is part of the Streptomyces roseifaciens genome and encodes:
- the nadA gene encoding quinolinate synthase NadA, producing MTTAQPLDFQAPSPSPLALLLLGREADPKSERGVECPGDLPAPSDPDLVERARAAKAKLGDKVFVLGHHYQRDEVIEFADVTGDSFKLARDAAARPDAEYIVFCGVHFMAESADILTTEDQQVVLPDLAAGCSMADMATAEQVAECWDVLTEAGIAEATVPVSYMNSSADIKAFTGKHGGTICTSSNAERALTWAFEQGEKVLFLPDQHLGRNTAVRDMGMSLDDCVLYNPHKPGGGLTAQELRDAKMILWRGHCSVHGRFSLDSVDDVRERIPGVNVLVHPECRHEVVAAADYVGSTEYIIKTLEAAPAGSKWAIGTELNLVRRLANRFADEGKEIVFLDKTVCFCSTMNRIDLPHLVWALESLADGKVVNRIEVDPEVAAFSKLALERMLALP
- a CDS encoding response regulator, with amino-acid sequence MPAPDRPAIRVLLADDQALLRSAFRVLVNSEPDMTVVGEAADGAEALELARSRAPDVVLMDIRMPGTDGLAATRAICSDPALADVRVVMLTTFEVDEYVVQSLRAGASGFLGKGAEPEELLSAIRIARAGEALLSPAATKGLIARFLAQPGEPERPAGRAVRLDALTGREREVLVQVAGGLSNDEIGERLEVSPLTVKTHVNRAMAKLGARDRAQLVVIAYESGLVRPRTD